In Calditrichota bacterium, the sequence GGACCCCACCAGTGCGGGATCAAGTCACTCTCGGTAAGGGCGCGCCAGACGAGTCCCGGCGGCGCGGGGATATGGCGTTCCATTGCGATTTCGGTGTCGGAGACGACCCGAAAGGTGGTAGGTATATTTTGACTCATCGGATATCCTTAGGATTGATGATTTGTTGGGTCGAAGCCTGCATTTCGGCGAGCAGCGCATCGAGCCGGTCAAAGCGTTCCTCCCAGAGTTGCCGGTAACGGTCGAGGTAGTCCGCCACTTCCTTCAGGCGGTCGGGCTTGATGCGGCAGGGGCGGGTTTGCGCCCGCCGGTCGCGCTCGATGATGCCGGCGGCTTCAAGCACCTTGAGGTGCTTCGAGACGGCTGGCAAGGTGATGGTGAAGGGTCTGGCTATCTCAAGCACGG encodes:
- a CDS encoding winged helix-turn-helix transcriptional regulator, producing MLALRDDLSLLFNALADPTRRAIIERLISGEATVLEIARPFTITLPAVSKHLKVLEAAGIIERDRRAQTRPCRIKPDRLKEVADYLDRYRQLWEERFDRLDALLAEMQASTQQIINPKDIR